A single region of the Dunckerocampus dactyliophorus isolate RoL2022-P2 chromosome 3, RoL_Ddac_1.1, whole genome shotgun sequence genome encodes:
- the cgref1 gene encoding cell growth regulator with EF hand domain protein 1, whose protein sequence is MQHCTCTFLFLTPTGIAGVIMKARLSRLVPCLMALVLVLYVHRSHTAPGLTGSQREDPENAHPVVLTNPFGSGEEERRLLQRYIELNTKDGEEIKTWEQEVFYLFHLYDYDHSGLLDGLEMMKLLSDYNSQHAPDAPGNDMVVPMVDLLLQTQDVNQDGLLAPSELLSPSLTQIEKVPLDERLSDVGNDQEILDEKKDPGEHGQPQEEVRQDARAEEDEFIQHVEEHYGQQVPEAFAAEHGGHEREVLAHQDQQEM, encoded by the exons ATGCAACACTGCACCTGTACCTTCCTTTTCCTCACACCCACTGGCATAGCAG GTGTCATCATGAAGGCACGTCTAAGCAGGCTGGTCCCGTGTCTCATGGCTCTGGTCTTGGTTCTCTACGTTCACCGGTCCCACACTGCGCCTGGTCTAACGGGCTCACAAAG AGAAGATCCAGAAAATGCTCATCCCGTGGTGTTGACCAATCCTTTTGGATCAGGAGAGGAGGAGCGAAG GTTGCTGCAGCGTTACATTGAATTGAATACAAAAGATGGTGAAGAGATCAAAACGTGGGAGCAAG AGGTGTTCTACTTGTTTCATCTCTATGACTACGACCACAGTGGACTCCTGGACGGCTTGGAGATGATGAAGCTACTGTCCGACTACAACTCCCAACATGCACCTGATGCACCGGGGAACGACATG GTGGTGCCCATGGTGGATTTGCTGCTCCAGACTCAAGACGTAAACCAGGATGGTCTGTTGGCTCCTTCAGAGCTGCTTTCTCCTTCATTGACTCAAATAGAG AAGGTGCCTTTGGACGAGAGGCTGTCAGACGTCGGCAACGACCAGGAGATACTGGACGAAAAAAAGGATCCTGGTGAACATGGTCAGCCTCAAGAAGAGGTGCGACAAGATGCGAGAGCAGAAGAGGATGAATTCATCCAGCATGTCGAAGAGCACTATGGACAGCAAGTCCCAGAAGCCTTTGCAGCAGAGCACGGTGGACATGAACGGGAAGTCCTTGCACATCAGGACCAACAGGAAAtgtga
- the kcnk2a gene encoding potassium channel subfamily K member 2 — protein sequence MAAPDLLDPKSATHNTKPRLSFSTKSITLTPREESEVVATVMKRKTVTAIFLLVVLYLVMGAAVFRCLEQPHESAQRLAILSQKLNFLAKHACVNHSQLEDLVKQVVSAIRSGVNPAGTVANRSSLWDMSSAFFFAGTVITTIGFGNISPHTEGGRIFCIVYALLGIPLFGFLLAGVGDQLGTIFGKIIARVEKMFVHWDVSQTKIRVISTLLFVLFGCLLFVALPAAIFKHIEGWSALESLYFVVITLTTIGFGDFVAGGSEIEYLDYYKPVVWFWILVGLAYFAAILSMIGDWLRVISRRTKEEVGEIRAHAAEWTANVSAEFKETRRRVSVEIYDKFQRAASIKRKLSSELGFSPTPEHALPRRLVSANHSEEREKSDKEAGLQGLTSTLTRNCGLFMNGLDLERGDMKVIEHIK from the exons A TGGCAGCTCCAGACTTACTGGACCCAAAATCAGCCACTCACAACACCAAGCCCCGCCTCTCCTTCTCCACAAAGTCCATCACGCTGACCCCGCGAGAGGAGAGCGAG GTTGTTGCCACGGTGATGAAAAGGAAGACGGTGACCgccatctttcttttggtagtcCTGTACCTGGTGATGGGAGCTGCCGTCTTCAGGTGCCTGGAACAGCCACACGAGAG TGCCCAACGCTTGGCCATCTTGTCTCAGAAGCTCAACTTTCTGGCCAAGCATGCGTGTGTCAACCACAGTCAGCTGGAGGATCTAGTTAAG CAAGTTGTGTCAGCCATCCGCTCGGGAGTAAACCCAGCGGGAACGGTCGCCAATCGCAGCAGCCTGTGGGACATGAGCTCCGCCTTCTTTTTCGCTGGGACTGTCATCACAACCATtg GCTTTGGCAACATCTCTCCTCACACAGAAGGCGGGAGAATCTTCTGCATCGTCTACGCCCTGCTAGGCATCCCTCTGTTCGGCTTCCTTTTGGCCGGCGTGGGCGATCAGCTGGGCACCATCTTTGGAAAGATCATTGCCAGAGTGGAGAAGATGTTTGTG CACTGGGATGTCAGTCAGACCAAGATTCGGGTCATATCCACGCTTCTGTTTGTCTTGTTTGGCTGCTTGCTGTTCGTGGCGCTCCCGGCAGCCATCTTTAAGCACATCGAGGGCTGGTCCGCATTGGAGTCACTCTACTTTGTCGTCATCACCTTGACGACCATCGGGTTTGGAGACTTTGTGGCAG GCGGGTCAGAAATTGAGTACCTGGACTACTACAAACCAGTAGTGTGGTTCTGGATTCTGGTAGGGCTGGCTTACTTTGCTGCCATCCTCAGCATGATTGGAGACTGGCTGAGAGTCATTTCTCGGaggaccaaagaggag GTGGGAGAAATCCGTGCCCACGCAGCAGAGTGGACCGCCAATGTGTCAGCGGAGTTCAAGGAAACACGAAGACGagtcagtgtggaaatctaCGACAAGTTCCAGCGGGCGGCTTCCATCAAACGCAAACTATCGTCTGAGCTCGGCTTTAGCCCGACACCAGAGCACGCGCTGCCCCGGAGGTTGgtttcagccaatcacagcgaGGAGCGAGAGAAGAGCGATAAAGAGGCAGGGCTTCAGGGACTGACATCAACACTCACCCGGAACTGTGGCTTGTTTATGAATGGACTGGACCTGGAAAGAGGAGATATGAAAGTTATTGAACACATTAAGTAG